Below is a window of Desmonostoc muscorum LEGE 12446 DNA.
GCTGACGCAGAAGCACGCTACCTCAGCCCTGGTGAATTGGATCGGATCAAATCCTTTGTAGCAGCTGGTGAGCGCCGCCTGCGGATTGCTCAAGTTTTGACAGACAATCGCGAACGGTTAATCAAAGGAGCTGGCGATCAACTGTTCCAAAAGCGTCCTGATGTTGTGTCTCCTGGTGGTAACGCCTACGGTCAAGAATTGACTGCTACTTGTCTGCGTGACCTAGATTACTACCTCCGCCTCGTTACCTACGGTATCGTTGCTGGTGATGTTACCCCCATCGAAGAAATCGGTGTTATCGGCGCCCGTGAACTTTATAAGTCCTTGGGAACTCCTATCGATGCTCTTGCTGAAGGTATCCGCGGAGTGAAGGCTGGTGCTGCTAGCCTGCTGTCTGGTGATGACGCTGCTGAAGCTGGTAGCTACTTCGACTATCTAGTCGGTGCTTTACTAGGTTAAAGCTGTTTAC
It encodes the following:
- the apcA gene encoding allophycocyanin subunit alpha; amino-acid sequence: MSIVTKAIVNADAEARYLSPGELDRIKSFVAAGERRLRIAQVLTDNRERLIKGAGDQLFQKRPDVVSPGGNAYGQELTATCLRDLDYYLRLVTYGIVAGDVTPIEEIGVIGARELYKSLGTPIDALAEGIRGVKAGAASLLSGDDAAEAGSYFDYLVGALLG